The sequence below is a genomic window from Ipomoea triloba cultivar NCNSP0323 chromosome 10, ASM357664v1.
gttatcCGGTGTGGTTTATATATCATAACACATTGTAAGATAATTGTGTTAAAATTGAGACTTGTCAAGAAATCATTGGCAAAATATTTGGTCTTGGGGCATCAGTAAATTTCATTTCGTTGAACtagaaaataacaattaaaaaataaaaaatagtggaAAGGTACCTAAGAACAAGACATAAAAGTAGGTCAAAATGCTCTTGAGTCTTCTTCAAGAACTGGCAAGAAAGAATGTGAATGTCTACCAAGGAAGTGTTTGACGAGCCATTTAATCAACTTTAACCTTAATTTCTATTcacttttctcttcttttaaaattatgatCAATCTTAAGGCATACACAACAATGATAAAATAGTAgagaaaaaatagaatttattaagAATATAAGAAGGAAAGAAGtgataaagattaaaatgtccttatgtactaataataataatttcaattctcTCAAACTaaacaatgtaatttttatgccagctaaagattaaaatgtccttatgtactaataataataatttcaattccctCAAACTAAACAATGTAATTTTTACGACGGCTGAATAACATTGGAAAAGTATATTCCAATTAgtgccaaccaaacaccctgtaaCAGGTAAAAATCCAGAGGTTAAAACGTGAAAATCACCACCACCCAGTTCCAGTAATGGTGTTTAAATGGAGTACAGTAGTGTTTAGGTACAATACAGAACTGATGAATGTCAAATGACTGAATGAGTAATCACAACATGAAAATTCCATCTACAGCAAATCAATACAGTACAACAAATTACAACCAAAATCTTCACAAAAGCCGTGATTTCCCTTTACAATATCAACACCAATCATTTACCACATTTCAAATGCAGGTACTCATCATCTCTATATTCATCTTTACCAATAGAACAAGCCAACCTCTGGAGTGGATGCAAACCAATGAGATTTGAGATGCTCCACCGCCAACTCTATGTTGTTGTCACACCAACAACAACGTTGCTCACCTACCATTTACATGGATTATTGTAAATATCCAAAATAGGGGTGTAAACTAATCAAATGTTTTTTAATTCGAATCCGAATACGAATCTGAATATATTTGATTCGACTATATTcgaatatatttatattagaactttaaaaaattagtatattaataGAATATTAGTATAATACTACGTAGTATTTTAATAGAAAAATCTatgctatttaaatttaaacttttattacattttatcttaatttattggagaacttgtaaaaaaattaagttaggcattttgaatttgaatatttgagtcaaatcgaatatattcgaataatgtGGTCGAATCGAATAGTAATATATTTGAGTTgattcgattcgtttacatCCCTAATCCAAATGACATGGACATAAGTGGCAGAAATAAATTTTACAGGATGGAGGCTTACCAACTTCCCACTTTCATCAACAGACATGGGGTTCTGGACAACTACAGTTTGATTCTGTGGTCGAGTTGTAGCCTGCAGCACGTGAAACAATATTCAATTCAGAATCCTGATCTAACAGATGGTAAGTACAAAAGAGAACATTGGAGATTGGAGAACTCACTGTTGAAGGTGTCATTGATGAAGATGTAGCAGTTCCATTGGGTGTGTGGGGTTGAATAGGCGCTCTTGTATCTCCTGCCTGCTAGGAAAATGCACATAGAATTGACATGCTTATAGATTTAAAATGTATCCCAGATGTGATAATGGTAAACTGTACAGATAAATTATGTGGCAAGATAAAGAAAAACAGTTTTCTGAGAGCTTCTAGGGAAAAGGATGATATTATCATTAAAGTAACTAGATGTTCTAGGGTTATCTCATTTGTGaaagattttttgttttcattttctatcactTCATGTTTTAGGCTTGTGACAAAAAGCAtggttaatattatatttttctcctATTCAGATTAACATTGTAAGTTGGAATAATTGGCAAGCACAAAACTCTGGTTTCTTAGCAGATCAGATATTATTTGTCTGAATCACTCTCCTTTGGTACAGACAACATTAACCTACCTCACTGCTAAATCAGAGATCAACCAGAGTACAGATCCCAAATACATTCTAACCTTAAAGGTTTTCTAATTATGGGCCTTCCTTTTTCTTGCTTGTCTTTACATTTTCAAAGGAGGAATGGGTGGCAGATGCAGGGTTGGGGTCAGGGTTGAGCTCTCGCCTCTCAGATCCCCTTAAATATTCTACATTTAGATGCACCAATGTCACTAGGCTAAACAGAGAGTAAACAGTTTTTTTGTTGGGTCCACAACCTAAACATGAATGAAGCCATGCTTATGGAAATTTTCCTCTAAGAAGAATGGTTTCCATTCTCTTTCatttaaatactccgtatcagttttgaacaaattaattgGCAACAATAGTGCAGACTTTATGAAGTCTGATGTACAGGAAAACAATAGTGTAGACATCATATAGATTAGGAAGAAGCTATACTCACATTAACATTAGTGATGAAGTGACACACAGCACACTTGACAGAGGGAGCTCCAGATGGATACATCAACATTGTACGGCAGTTTCCACAGTTAACATGAGCAAACTGGTTTGGTCCTGTACATCAGGaaaaatttcactcaaattaaAAGGGGAGTGAACGTGCAAGATAAGGCATAAAACCCACAACTAAAAGCAATAAACTACAAGCTAAAAGCCTAAAACAGCTTTCATAAACAAAGGAGAATCCTAAAATTGTCCTGAATGTTAAGTGATAAATCCAGTGAACTCTAACCACCAACTTATCCAATGCTCTTTGAGACTATTTTCTACAAACATCACTCGGTGAATGATGATACTCGAACtaatcatatttcaaaatttcaactGCCATTATCGCGTTGCACTTTTAACATGAACTAACTTCATTGCCTATCAACAGTCTGAAACAGTCAAGAGAGAATAATACTTCCTAGAAGACTACTGAATCATAAAGTTCACCAAAAAACTTACTCAGAACACATAATCCCACTtaaaatctttgattaatgtaATAAATCCTCTTAAACATTGGTTATATACTTAAATTATTGCCATTAAACGCTCAGAGTTTTGTGATTCAACAAATTCAGCAAACATGAGTTGTGCCTACCCCCTGCAATATTATATTCAAGTATCAACTAACCATAATTTTTCTTCAACTCTTCACACATAAAAGGTAATCTCATCCAAACTTCATACGCATCACAATGCAAGAAAGCATGTAATCAAAAAACGGGCCTCAATCTTTCGTAGTTTCGTATATTGATAAGTGCATTTATGTCTATATTTTAGACCATACTTGGACTCATTTTTGTATAGCATTTCTGTGGATTTAGAGAGAAACGTGCCTTAAATGCTTTGATTTGATATTTAGGTACACCATTTGATGATTTGAAGAGAAATTAACATTTATGGTTTATGGGTCAATTTTGGACAATTGCCGAGTCATAAGGAGCATTGGGACACTCAAGAAGAGCATAGGACAATCCAAAGCCGACCCATGGCTacacggcaaattataccattgaCCAAGGTACACCTTGCATTGGGGACCCTAGTCCAAAGTGACATCCAGATTATGTgtctacagttaacatattatttgcttgcagttaacagattatgtgccttcaatttatttataggcacataatttattaactaaaagcacataatacacataatttttggaccaaggtccacaatgcaaggtggaccctagtccatggtataacaattgtggCTGCACTTGCATGTGCATGGGAGTGCAACATTGGACAAGTTGCACTTGCATAAACAAGTGCACCAGCGGGAGTGCAATTACGGCCCAGACTCGCATGGGCAAGGGCACACCCATGCACCACACACACTGCATATTTAAGCAGTTTTTCAGACATTTTGAAGGGGATTCGAACCCTAGATAGTCCTAGCTAGTTTTCTCTCATTTCCCTATGCATATTTAGCTTAAAATAGCGCTAAATTTTCATTCCTTTACATTGTTGAAGTAAAGAATCCAACACGTGAACCAGCGTATTTCAAATGCATATCTACAACAGTACAACAATCTTCATAGTATTTCATACTTTGGCTAATCACATCAAAGGTTAACTGCTCATATCAATGATATCATATGcaaacaaattttaatatttttacctGGCACAAGGTTAACCGTATGACAGCATGAACATCTCACACTGGTAGCCCCACGGGGATGCATCAGCAGTGTTCGACAGCCTCCACATATGAGTTGAACCATTTCCATTGCTGCGTGAAGAACATGTTTAAGTGAAAACCTAAAGAACTGAAAATAAGCACATCtactgtgtattatagatataaATTCCATGACTTAGCCCTATAGACATAAATGCACCTTTCTACCTTGCTAATGCATGATTATAAGGCATTGCAACTTTAGAGGATGTTTCTCCTTTCTGTTCCATTTATTGTTTAACACCAGAAGTTTatcatcttttattttttctatcatGTGTGTGTTCATTTTACTCTTTGTtcatctctttttttcttttaatcccCTGCTCATTGCCTCATCCTAGAGTTGGATTAATTTCATGATTTCCTCACCAAGTCCAAATACGAGCATACACCATTGTTACGCCTATGATGCAGACCATTCACTATCATGTCCTGTGAAACCTAAAATTTTAAAGCTTTCACCCTGTTCTGAGAAGCTCATGAATCagagaaattataaaaaaagtgCACTCATCAAGACTCTACAATGACTACATGTTACTATTATTAGCgggtttttttttcatattcaaTTTTCTATTCCAATAGGGACATACTAACGCCTAGATATGCAGTGATAAATCATGGACCTTTCAGAATTCAATAAAAGATCAAGGAACAATACCAGGAGGCGGGACAGGAGTTAGGGCATTGCACACTGCACAGCAGACATTTGAGGCTCCCCTGGGATAAAGAAGAATAGTCCTACACCCGTTACAAACCACCTGGCTCTGCATATCTGCAACGCAAataatcaaacacaaaattcaCATTAAGCTTACGGCACAATCTGATATTTGCATCTTCTAGCTCATTACAGCGATtaaaaagattcaaactttgGATACACGAACATCAATTCAATCCTAGAGATACGCAATTCCAATTTAAGTGCACATATCGATGCAACATTAACATGGATTTTCATATCAAATTgtgaaattcaaattacaaaatCGATAAATACCATAAACCCCTTTGTAACAAAAAATTCAGGGATGCTCACCACTGATGAAGGAGCAAATCTGAAGCCCAAGAGACGAGATTGATCAGATAGGCAAATTACAGAGAAAACGACGAACGATACTGCGATTCCGAACGGAAATCTTATCCGAGTTTCctttattaagaataataaaacaaatcaaaagaaGAATATTCTTCTCCGCTTAATCTACGAAGCGAACACGAATTCGCGTTCTTTGACTTTCAGGTAAGGAAAGGGCTTTGAATTCAACGAGGAAGAGACATAATTTATCCGAATTGAATTGATGGAAACTCGTGATGAAGATTTGTTGCGTTTTCCTTTCTGGAGGCTTCCGAGCACACAGAAGATACGACCCGAATTCGACAATGGCCAATTGGCCTTCCCCACCCTATTGGGCCAACCCGACCATTCTTATTTATAGCTCATTTTATGTCTATTCTACAAAGTTACAAACAAACCGAACAATGCGTAACGTTGTTCAAGCCTCAAGGATGTAATTGATTGGAGttgaattcaaataattaaattttaaatttaatcaaattgaaTAGACTTAATAAATATTTCTCAATTTTTACacaaaaaatacattaatacttattttttaaactaaataggttgagaaagtatgtatgaacagatactacaatataatagagttagttgtattaaaaaaaaaactaaatataagTAAATATCATAACAAATATTGTATTAAATGTTCAATATACTAGATTCTTAAGGCCTTCACATAACAATTCCCAACAGCTGCTTGTCATCCAAATAAGCAATCGTATACCGTGGGTCAGggttcacagtgcactgtgaacTCTGATTCTATAAGACGTCgttttgaacattaattttaacGTCGATCAGTTCGCGTTAtcgatatttttttaattttttttgatgaactgtttttttttcttttttttttttactgtaaaGCATGTGTATGTATGCCATGTTATGCGTTTTTATACATCATGTTAtgcaattttgtaccttaaacATAAGGATTATGTACCTGAAATTGATTAGTAGTTGTATAACACAAAACATATTGTGTGccttattttacaaatttatgtattgtattatgaaattatgtgcctataggagataaattatttacataaatcaAATCtgagaataagtaaaataaaagacatgtgtatgtatcttgtagtaaaataaaaatcatgtgTATGCATCTCGTGTTATGCatttatgtacattatgttacgctatacatatatataaaataattgggCCCCCAACGATTACGGGCCTTGTGTTGATGTCTTTAATTTACTGCATATGACCACGACAACTAACTTTGAAGATAATTAAGGATGGCAAATTCTCTCTCGATTCCTTTCGCGAGTTTCTTTCCTTCTTCTCGTCTGAGAGTGGTTTCTTCTGTTTTCCGTCGTTTTTCTCTGTTTCTTCAATGGCTGCGGATAGTGCGATGAATGCTCTGGCAACTCTGACTCTTGCGGACCTGGATGACGATGAGGGGGGCCAACAGATCGGAAACGTTCCTGTTGAGTTGGTGCCTGAGGAGGAGTTTTTTTGCTGTTGGACGTATTGTATCTGATAGAACTCCCAAATTTTTGTTCTTTCGCGATACGATGGCCAGTGTTTGGAAGCCAGCGATGGGGTTGAGCGATACGATGGCCAGTGTTTGGAAGCCAGCGATGGGGTTGAATGTGAAGGAATTGCCGTCGAAGAGGTTTATGTTTCGTTTGAATGTGAAGGAATTGCCGTCGAAGAGGTTTATGTTTCGTTTCTTTCACGAGAGCGACATCTCTCGAGCCGTAGATGAGGGACCTTGGGCTTTCGAACAAAATCTTTTGGTTGTCAAGCGTTTGGCTCCAGGCGAGGACCCAGATTTGATTTCTTTAGATCACTCTCAGTTTTGGGTTCAAGTTCACGGTTTGCCGAGTGGGCTTCGGTCTTTTTGGGTTCAAGTTCACGGTTTGCCGAGTGGGCTTCGGTCTGAGGCGGTGTTGGATGCTGTGGGTGGTTTTATAGGTCGTGTAGTTATGATGGATGAAAGAAACTTTGATGGCTCCATGAGAGTGTTCTTCCGGATTAGGGTGGAGTTGGATGGCTCCATGAGAGTGTTCTTCCGGATTAGGGTGGAGTTGGAGGTCTCCATGAGAGTGTTCTTCCGGATTAGGGTGGAGTTGGAGGTCGCGAAACCGTTGAAAAAGGGTATGAAGTTACGTCGGGATAATGGTGAATGGATTAAAATTGAGTTTCGTTATGAAAGACTCCCGACTTTTTGTTTCTTGTGTGGCATCATCGGCCATGGGGACAGATTTTGTCCTACGAAGGTGCATGGATGGGATCCAAAGGCTGCTAAACCCTTTGGGGTTGAGTTGAGAGCGGGTGGGCGTAAAAACTCTCCGGCAGTCGGCGAAAAATGGGTAGCCCCGGAGACTACAGTTGACCGGCGATCGTGGGTTGCACCGGGAATGACGGTTGACCGAGACTTAAAAGGAAAGATGTCACAAAATATTGCTGAAGATTTGAATGATGTTAATGTGCATGGAAAGACTTCACAGACTTCAAATGGTAAGTCTGTGGCTGATTTGGGTACTCCCGATATGGGATCTGGTAACTTTTCAAATACTTCCAAGGGTAATCAGACTGATTTTCTTACCATTCTTGATAAAAAACGTCGGCGCAAGGAAGCGGATGACAATGTTACGACTGTGTCAGATGTTACGATGGAAGTAGTGCCTATTGTTTCAAAAAACTTGCTTTTGGCGGGAGCTGGTGTTGCCCAGTCCCGCCCATCCCAATGAGTTCGTTATGTTGGAACTGTCGTGGACTTGGCGATCCACGCACAGTTCGAGAGATTGTGGCCTTAGATGCTAAGGTCAAGCcaatgttcatttttttgatGGAGACTAAAGTTCGGCAGGTTCATGCGGCtcatttaaaaactacattatgTTTTGAAGGAATGTTCTATGTTGATGGCGGAGGAGTTGGAGGTGGTTTGGCTTTACTGTGGCGTGATAAGGGGGTAGTGCAGTTGATTAGCTACTCCAAAAACCATATAGACGTTCAAGTTCGGCTGCCTGGCAGCTTACCTTGGCGTTTGACTTTTTATTATAGCTACCTTGAGCGATGTAGAAGACAGCAAGCTTGGAATTTTTTACGGTCTTTAAAGCACAACTCCGACCTTCCTTGGATGGTTGTTGGGGACTTTAATGACATTGCATCTCCCGAAGAGAAACGTGGTGTTCATCCTCATCCTACTCAGCTGATGGATGGTTTCAATGCTGCGTTAGAAGATTGTGGATTATTCGATCTTGGGATGCGTGGCCGACGCTTTACGTGGGAGCGCGGTAGAGGGACCGAGAGTTGGGTTGAGGAACGGTTAGACCGAGCTGTGGCAGGCGTTGATTGGTGTAGTATGTTCCCACAGGCGACCGTTCAGAATTTTGATGTGATGACTTCGGATCACACAACGATCTTTGTTGAATTAGAAGGTCCTAAATATGCTCGACGTCGCCGAAGTTTTTTATTTGAGAACGCTTGGCTGAAAGATAATGGATGCAAAGACACATTTGAGAACGCTTGGCTGAAAGATAATGGATGCAAAGACACGGTTCTCGAGTCTTGGAATTCTTCGAATGGATGCAAAGACACGGTTCTCGAGTCTTGGAATTCTTCGTTAGGCGACTGTCTAACTACTAGACTCCATCTTTGTGGTGCGTTAGGCGACTGTCTAACTACTAGACTCCATCTTTGTGGTGCTGCTCTTCGTAGGTGGGGCGGAGATTTTGCAAAACGTACCGCTGCTCTTCGTAGGTGGGGCGGAGATTTTGCAAAACGTACCTAGAGAGATATTGAAAATATTCAGAGGCAGCTTAATTCTCTTCGAGATAGACGAGATATGTCTGGTTTGGCTGAGTTTCGAAGGTTAGATGGTCAGCTTCGAGTTCTTCATGATCAGTTAAATATCTATTGGCGCTAGAGATCAAAGTAGCATTGGCTTTTGCATGGGGATAGAAATACCAAATTTTATCACCATTATGCTTCCAGTAGAAGGAGGAAAAATAGAATTGATAAGCTTAAGGATGATTCGGGTCAATGGTGCGAAGGTATAGGGCTTCTGGAAGTTGCTACGAAATATTTTACGTCTATATTCACGTCTAAAGGCTCTTTTATGGATGGTCTTTTAGATGATTTGGCTCCTCGAATATCTAATCAGGACAACAGTCGGTTGATGCAACCTTTCACAATTGAGGAAGTAAAGGAAGCTTTATTTTCTATGGCCCCCGATAAATCACCTAGACCGGATGGATTTAGTCCGGCGTTTTATCAACATTTCTGGGCTGAGGTTGGACCGGATGTGGcaaattttttaattggttGTGCTAATGAAGGAAGATTCCCGTCTGGAATGAATGACGCCATTATCACGCTCATACCAAAGAAATCTGTTCCGGTCGCTATGTCGGATCTCCGACCGATAGCATTGTGCAATGTTACGTACAAGATTTTTTCGAAGATGTTAGCAAACCGGTTGAAAGGGGTTTTGGATGAGGTGATTGCAGCAACGCAAAGTGCTTTTATACCTGGCCGGTTAATTACAGATAATGTTCTTGTGGCATCCGAGGTTATTCATTATTTGAACCGTAAAAGGGATGGTAGGGAGGGTTGGTGTGCTTTGAAACTGGATATGGCCAAGGCCTATGACAAAATGGAGTGGTCCTTTTTAAAGGAAATTATGACACGGATGGGTTTTGCTACTGATTTTATTGAACTCATTATGTATTGTGTTACCACTGTTCGTTATAAGGTGAGTATGAATGGGGACCTGTCTGAATTTATTGAGCCAACATGCGGATTGCGACAGGGAGATCCCTTGTCGCCTTACTTGTTTATCATCTGTGCCGAGGGCCTTTCCCATTTGTTGACTAGAGCTATTCGACAAGGTAGAGTATCACCTTGTGTTGTGGCTAGAGGGGCTCCTGGGATCTCGCATCTTCTCTTTGCAGACGATAGTTTGTTGTTTTTCAAGGCTACAGTCTGTGAGGCAGAATCTGTCAAGTCGTGTTTAGTGAGTTATGAGCGCATGTCCGGCCAAACCGTTAACTACGGGAAATCTTGTATTGTGTTCAGCAGGAACACGGGCGAGtctcaaaaaaataatgtgGCGGCGGTTTTTCATGTACAACAAGCAAATAATATTGGCCGGTATTTGGGACTTCCGATGGGGATAGGACGGAATAAGCAAGAAGTCTTCATTTATTGAAGCCAAACTTAAACACCGGTTAGGGGGGTGGAATAAGAAGTTTCTTTCTCGGGCGGCAAGGAGATACTACTGAAGAGTGTCGCTCAAGCTTTGCCTACATATACGATGAGTTTATATTTTCTCCCCATCTCCTTATGTGAGCGGCTTGAAAGGTTGATGAATAAATTCTGGTGGACTGCGaatggtggtagtggtggtggaatTCGGTGGATGTCTTGGACGCGCATGTGTGGCCCGAAAAATACTGGTGGAATGGGATTTAAACATCtccataattttaatattgctTTATTAGCAAAACAAGGATGGAGATTGCTGACTTGTCCTGATTCTCTGGCTGCTAGAGTTTACAAGGCTCGGTACTTTCCGCGAGCAGATTTTCTGAATGCTTCAATAGGTGCTAATCCTAGTTATTGTTGGAGATCCATTTTGGCTGGGCAAGATGTTTTAAAAAAAGGCTGTTATAAGAGAATTGGCAATGGTCGAGCGACCTGTGTATGGAATCAGCCGTGGCTGCCAGATGCGACTAATCCGTTTGTGACTACTCCAGTGCATGGTCAGGATGCGAATCTTCGTGTTACTGAGTTACTGCTCCCTCATACCAATGACTGGGATTTGACTAAATTATCCAGTCTGTTTATTCAGCGGGATATTGAGCTTATTACTCAGATCCCAGTCTCCATCAATTTTGAAGACAAATGGTGCTGGAGGGGAGACTTGAGAGGCTGTTATACTGTGAAACAAGGTTATCGTTTGTTGTCAATGGAGTATGAGACCGGGTTCGCTTTGAATGGTATATGGCGTAAACTATGGTGCCTCAAAATCCCGCCGCATATTCGAAACTTCCTCTGGCGGTGTGTGCATTCTGTTATTCCTACGAGGACTGCCCTGTTCGGCCGAGGGGTGAATGTTGATGTGGTATGTCCACTGTGCTCCCATGAACCTGAATCTTTGCACCACTTGTTTTTCCTATGTCCTCAAGTTATGGCTTTATGGGCTTCTATTGATCAACCTGTTGATAGTAGTGTGCCGTTTGTTGCATGGTTAGAAGCTGTTATTTCTGCTGGCCCTATGCTGACAGTGTTACGTGGGGTTGCAATTTGTTGGTGTGTTTGAAGAGGGCGTAATGCGTTGATTTCGAGTAGTAAGCCGTGGGTGGCTTCGCAAATACAAGCTGAGGTTGATTATATGGTTAATTGTTGGCAACAATTGATGAATGCTATGCCTGGTGATGATGAGCGTGCCATGCAGCTGCCACCTTCTTTGACGGTGACAGATGAATTTGTGAAGTTTTTTGTTGATGCAACGGTGTTTCCTAACTCTGAGCATGCTTTTTATGGGATTATTATTACTGACAGCGATGGGAGATATGTGGCTGCTAAAAATGGTTATTTACGATGCCATAACAATGTTCATCTTGCAGAGGCTATGGCGGTGAAGGAAGCTCTGTCTTGGGCAAAAGATAGGGTGTGTTCAAAGATAGTGGTGATGTCCGATTGTCAGTCAGTGTGTAATTTCATTAATGGCTCTTCAACAGATCTTTCATATGCTGGCTGTGTGATTGATGAGTGCAGGTCTTTGCAAAGACACTTTGAAGTAGTGTCTATTGGTTTTATTCCTAGATCAGCGAATAA
It includes:
- the LOC116033005 gene encoding protein LSD1-like isoform X2, producing MQSQVVCNGCRTILLYPRGASNVCCAVCNALTPVPPPAMEMVQLICGGCRTLLMHPRGATSVRCSCCHTVNLVPGPNQFAHVNCGNCRTMLMYPSGAPSVKCAVCHFITNVNAGDTRAPIQPHTPNGTATSSSMTPSTATTRPQNQTVVVQNPMSVDESGKLVSNVVVGVTTT
- the LOC116033005 gene encoding protein LOL3-like isoform X1, whose protein sequence is MQSQVVCNGCRTILLYPRGASNVCCAVCNALTPVPPPAMEMVQLICGGCRTLLMHPRGATSVRCSCCHTVNLVPGPNQFAHVNCGNCRTMLMYPSGAPSVKCAVCHFITNVNQAGDTRAPIQPHTPNGTATSSSMTPSTATTRPQNQTVVVQNPMSVDESGKLVSNVVVGVTTT